The sequence atacatatctgtattagacgtttgatacacttttgtgaaagcagtgactttgtgagagtgtaatgacgtgacatagtagaattaaacggtacaacgaacagtactattagtgacgtTCCCCTGTGTGAGATTTGTGAAATCCCCTTTCAAAGTTAGGCTTGACAGATAAGTTAAAAAATGTTTGGTGATATATTTCAAAAAGTTCCAAGCGACTCTGTTTTTATCTCTTATATTCTACCAGAGTAAAACGTAATGTTTGGGTCAACGACATTCAGCAGGATACTATAAAACTAATTAGAAAATATCATCATGATCGTAGCACACAAGCTCCCGATTGTCCTTATGTTTTCCTTTTTGGGAACGATTGGTTGCTGTAATGAAAATCGTAAAATGAGTTCTTGCGAAATTACTCTTGAAGTAGGGTTTCAAACCTACCAAGAGCTGACCAAGCTGCTGACGAACCTGCGTCATTTATAGGATTGATCTGCGGTTGTCGTCTAGCTAATTGAACTTGAAGTTGGATTCCCCCAACAGTTTTACTGTGTAGCTGCGATATACAGAGATTAGCATTTCTTATTACAAAAATCAGTTAAATCATACCTCAATAATAGCACGATCTGctgattctgtttttgaaaatgtaATAAATCCTCGACCTTTTTCGATTTCCATTGAAATGTTTAAAATCTCTCCGAAGTCGTGGAAATGTTTTTTAAGAAAATCTTCAGTTACTTTATTGCCTGAAACATAAACTGTGTTACCAGATCGCGGTCTGTCTCTTGGGGAGTCGCCTGCTTTGACAGTTGCTTGTTCTTCTTTATCACGTTCGTTCGCAAATTGTTGGTACAGATTTGGAACCCTGTTCGGTTCCTTTTCTTGTGCAGGAGTCACAGCTGTCGTCGTCGTGGTTACGGCCGCCGTGATCGTTGGGTTTGCAATAACTGGTGGATCTGGACTGGCCGATGGGTTGGAAATTGGTGTTTCAACTGAAGAATATGATTGATACTGAGCACCAGGACTCGATTCCTGCTGCGATCGTTTGCGTTCTTGACCTGTATATGAAAGTTTACTATGGagataccaaaaaataaaaatataacaaCCTTTGGGACGTTTGAAAGAGCTTTCCTGTTTCAATTGTGGTTTCTGGATAGCTTGAATAGCACCGCTCTTCAATAATTTACGTGCCACTTCACGAGCGTCGCGAGCATCTGCAGGACGTTTGGGTATAAGACTTTTTTCGGGTTCTTGTTTTGGTGCCTTTAATGCTTGTAACGCTTTTTTCTGTGTAGTAttcaaaatttaacaatttCTTAGCAAAACAATAGCATTTTACCTTTTTCTTCAATTTGGCATATTTTGCTTGTAGCATGAGTTCTTCCTCGGTTAAATTTGAAGGAAAATGTATGTAGACCATTTTAGACACAAGTTATTGAATTATTACTGTTGTATTATTAGGACAAAACAAAACCTGACAACTAGGTTTTTTATCCcaggaaaaaaaatgttattccgttcagcgttgccaggttgccagatttatctgacaaatcggtagtaacatgtgattagggcatatcgcacgataggcccttgcgaatgttacaaaatataatgctcattgctcggCTCCACAACCTTCATTGacacaataatcgatataatctcgtagatagaagcccaatctacgaaattgtgcgccatatgcttgaatttcatgtttaaaacttgagtaatgagcattatttttcgtaactttcataagggcatatcgcacgatatgccctaatcacatgttagtaccgaaatgccagattttctcgcttcgccagaccagagatgccaggtattttcataagaaatctgtattactctataaaaaatctgtatatatctgtaatcactaacaaaattaaatttcatcaaTTAAATGATGTTAAATGATGTTATTCCAACACATTATGGCTGtagaatggtagattcaatgagaccaagactttgctcttcgtcactgcaatcaaatactaatagattgctcatacgaaaaagtttttattttgcttcttgggagattcgtattaaatttaggaaatctgtattctgtatgcgtatgtaaaaatcagtataatacagataaatccgtataaatggcatctctgcgccAGACACTCTAACAGACTctaaccataaatcaaataaacatagatttcccagtgcaatactaatgtagttgagcaacccgtgacagcaaaagcaccgtctggtggagaatgggtgcgtaaatgctcctaaaatgtatgcataaagttgcctgcgcatttaacaaaatCACAATAgccaatggaaaaaagtacacccgtttctcactaggggtgctgttagtgtcaccgtatagtcagaaatctatgtttatttgatttatgctctaactaaccagatcttatgcccagggttgccacatatgcagattaatctgtattatacagatttttgtacTTGATTTTCgaccagtgctgtcaactgttttttccaaaaatctgtatttggcgaaaaaatctatctgtacaatatctttctcgaaaaatcaaacatcgatttagtacggaaactgattttgcgaccaaaaaaaaggtggctcgacctggtttaaccctatggaatccaacacaaaaactgaaaatcggtatttatctgtatgaaaattgaaatatcggtattttgagagagcatttctgtattcctgtatcgagtccaaaaatcggtataaataccgagaaatcggtatagttggcagcgctgtttTCGACCAAGAATCtgtatatacacacacatagaaaatctcgcagaattcggtaattttttaccgaattttcaacagctgaaccttcggtaatcagttcggtagttaaattgattaccgatcgttcggtaattgctgaactgtcaaacaactaccgtacactgtaaaccaattggatctaactgattgttcggtaatttattatttgtttgttttcctttggttaaaattttggattttcggatttcaaaaaacaacacaaattcacaaaaaacgaatgaaggaaatcccaacctgttgtggctatggttttattccacaaaaaaggttaaatgttccggctgaccgtaactatgagcgccttccaaaacactgcacaatccgtcgactccaccagaaattaccctcgaatttgtgtaggcagcaagtggacatgtgatacaaatttattttctgcctataagtaaacaaaaagcttttagtggttcaaatgttttaaaaacttttgcacatgtacctcaatccattcgattaaCTCTTCAAGATTGTtttgtttggttaataaaaagacacttactaaaaactgtttgacagttagtttcatgacaatcagttttcacagaagttcggttattggaagataattttatcatacggacagtatggtttttaccgtactcggcaactattcagatttaccgtatgaattgtatatctatttacaaaatcctgtaatgaaaatttacgtaagactgatcgtccggtaaaaatttgcataattattgtaaaagaaaactcatgtaccgaaatatcggtcattcctatagattaccgaaatttctcgtcaaaaatattgccgaacaaaggaattaaatcttagtgtgcagatttacagattttggccaaaaatacagattttacaggtttttgacctcattcaaataaaaaacagtTTAGAATTTACAAACCTAAATCTTCGTTGAAGATATGCAGAATTGCACACCGCTAGCGTATCAGTTCAGTAGCGTTTTTTACCTTACTAGTTGTTCACGCCCtattgcatagtctttctgtTGAAGTAAGCGcacaattaggttttttatcgtgacgacacaaatgaacaagtattcatccttgacagttcagcggtactgtttacaaacaagcttaaacaaaaatcgaagagcacatctaaaactatcatttttacactttgcaactagtcacttttatcaaataaatatcaaaaacgaaccgtattcaatcgtgaacaaatgttttaaaactttatttaggcgatacggaccgtaaatggtctgatccaatttgtcaataaacaaacaaaagaaatttctgtttacaaacagtactgctgaactgtcaaaatgtgttcatccgattgaggttagcagtgacggtaaaaaacctaatattaggttttgcacgaacatgcgataacctcacaaaatgaacagaacgAACttattttgacagtcgacgtgtacttgtttacagtttaaaagttcatcagaagttcatcgttcgaatgtaaaaattgcaagtcgcctcacactcaacaaattcatacatatatcgcttcttgctgctggaaacacatacagggcaatctttttagttattttcactgtggaatacgtttttaacaggaactttttcgtcatttttcaatttttaacttgcagtcgcaaaacaaaacaagtacacggcaactgtcaaagatgaacttgattcatcggcagttcatttgtgtcgtcatcgtgcaaaacctaatagaagGAATGGGATGAATTCGTGAGAGAAAACTCTCTCCAAGAATTCTCACCACCGACCAAACAAGCGAAGAGAAGTATTTCTTGAGAAAACCTTCTCCAAGAAATACTTTCCAAAACCCCTTTCTTTACTTACGTTGGAGGTGAAGTCCACCACCCAACAATCAAAAATAGATCGTATTATCTTAATCGTATTTATTAAGAATAACAATCATGTAAGGTTTTCATAATACATCAATCAAATTATCACTCACAAGACTATTATTGCTGCTCTGTTTCAATAGCGATGCATATTGTTCTAATCTCTCTATGGTCTACCACTGGGTTCTATGTATTAGTTCAAGCTATGCAAACACACTTTGAGAGGGATATAAACACGGAAAGATATCTAAGTTTACAAATGGTTAAAAGTCTTTGATAAACAAATTGTACTTTAACACCTCCCCTCAATTTGTCATTCCTAtcaaactgaaaaatttttgaaattttatttttggaagAGCTTTTGTAAGTAAATCAGCAAGTTGATTTTCACTTTCTAAATATTTTAAGTTTAATTTGTTTGTCTTCAATAAATCTCTTATGAACATATATTTAACGTCGATGTATTTAGTCCTTTGGTGTTCTCTAGGCTCCTCAGCAATCCTAATACAGGGAATATTATCCTCATATATTGTGAATGGAatcgaatcaattccaatctCACTCAATATCTGAGATAACCAGATCCCTTCTTTAGTTGCATGACAAAGAGATACCAATTCAGCTTCCGTTGTTGACAGACTAACAATCTGCTGCCGCTTACTGCTCCAAGATACTGCGTTGCCAAAAACTGTAAATATGTTACCAGAAATAGACTTGCGCTCCTCACTATCATTTGCAAAGTCTGCGTCTGCATATCCTTCCAATGGTACGTCAAGTTTGTCCCTGTAGTACACCAGCCGTGCTTTCTTAGTTCCTTGTAGATACCTTAGAATTCTTTTTAATCCTGTCCAATGTTCGTCCCctgaaaaactttgaaattgaCTTAATACATTAACTGATACGGCTATATCTGGTCTTGAAATAAGGGCCATATATTGCAAACATCCGAGTAACTGTTTGAATTTTTCTTCAGATATTTTCGATGCCTTTTTCCATTTTGAACCGGCATCCATTGGAGTTGATATGGGTTTACAATCCTTCATGccaaatttttttaatactttCAAAATATATGATTCTTGAGATATCTCTATGACTCCTCTTTTTAGATCATGAAGGATATCTAGGCCGAGAAAATGCTTCACTTCTCCTAAATCCTTCATCTTAAAATGTTCCGAGAGTTTTTCTTTTATCCAATTTATGTTATCTAACGTTTTACTCAATATTAAAATATCATCAACGTAAAGAATTACGTACAATTCTTTTCCAGTAGAAATGTACAAGCATGTGCCACTGTTAAGTCTTTTAAATCCTAATTCAGTTATTTCATCTAGAggtaatttcataaaaatttcttcatCCAATTTCCCATTTAAAAAGGCCGTTTTTACATCCATCTGATGTATTATCAAATTTTGTTTGACTGCTATAGACAGCATGATTCTTATTGTCGTCATTTTAGCAACTGGAGCAAAAGTTTCACTATAATCTACACCTGGTCGTTGGGAGCAACCTTTTGCCACTAGTCTAGCTTTGTATCCAGGAATGCCTTCTTCGTCTTTGATATTAAACACCCACATTGAATTGATAGCTTTCCTTCCAGGAGGAAGATCGCTAACCAATGTCCATGTGTTGTTTTCAATCAAAGATTTTAGTTCATCATCAATAGCATGTTTCCATAATTGCCAATCTGCTCGCGTTTTCAGGTATTTTATATTTTGTGAAATATCCCCAAACATTGCTAATCCAAACATCATGAAACTTGTTTCAAAATCATTTAACCATTCTGGACGCCTGATCATCCTTTGTGGTCTTCCGCCAGTTTCAAGGTCAGAATCGTCTCCAGAAACGGCTTCAGCGTATTCATCATGACTACTCTCCGAAGATTCATTAAGAACTACATCAAGTTCCAGCTCACCACACGTCTTGTTAGACTCAGTTGTAGGTAAGTctacttcaaaataattttccgaATTCTTTTCAGGTGCCACATTTTTCTcatgatcaaaaaaaaaaactgtgattcATTAAAGATTACATCCCTGCTAATAATTGTTATCTTTCGATCAGAATCCCATAATCGAAAACCATTAGGAGCATATCCAATGAAAGCAAGTGTTTGGCTCCTTTTGTCTAGTTTTGAATATATGTGAATAAGCAATACATCCGAAAACCTTTAATTTATTTAAGTTCGGTTTGGAATTGAACCACATCTCATAAGGTGTCTTTGAACAATCCAAACTATTTGTTGGGCTTCGATTGGTTGTATACGTAGCTACGTATAATGCCTCCCCCCACAAGTAATAGGGAGCATGACTCTCGTGTAGCATAGACCTAACTTTTTCTAGTAGCGTACGATTCATACGCTCACTAACCCCATTTTGTTGGGGGGTGTAAGGCACTGTAGGTTGCATACATATGCCTTTTTCCTTGCAAAAAGTGATTAAATTATGATTGTAATATTCAGTCCCATTATCTGTTCGCAAATTACAGATTGACATAGAAAAATGATTTGTTGCCAATGCTTCAAATTCTTAGAACTTTTGGAATACGTCGCTTTTGCTTGTTATAAGATAAATGACGACAAAATGAGTAAAGTCATCAATAAAACTTACAAAGTATTTGAATCCATCATACGTTTCCACTGGCAATTGACCACATACATCTGAATGAATGATTTCAAGTGGTTTTCTTGAACGTTTTTCACATACTGTATTGAAAGGGTTTCTTGTTTGTTTACCAGCTATGCAAGAATCGCATACAGTTGGTTCTCCAACGAAAGATGATGGTTGTAAATCCAACCCCTCAACCATTCGTTCGGATACTAACCTTCTCAAATTTATGTTACCCAAATGACTTAACCGTCTGTGCCACAGCAGCAGCGAACTATTCACTTTGCCAATAAAAACTCGATCATCTCTTTCCAGAACTACATCTAATTGATATAATCCATCTATTTTCTTTCCTTGCACAATTAACCTACCGTGTTTGTCTTTAATTGAAACG comes from Malaya genurostris strain Urasoe2022 chromosome 3, Malgen_1.1, whole genome shotgun sequence and encodes:
- the LOC131438599 gene encoding negative elongation factor E isoform X1, yielding MVYIHFPSNLTEEELMLQAKYAKLKKKKKALQALKAPKQEPEKSLIPKRPADARDAREVARKLLKSGAIQAIQKPQLKQESSFKRPKGQERKRSQQESSPGAQYQSYSSVETPISNPSASPDPPVIANPTITAAVTTTTTAVTPAQEKEPNRVPNLYQQFANERDKEEQATVKAGDSPRDRPRSGNTVYVSGNKVTEDFLKKHFHDFGEILNISMEIEKGRGFITFSKTESADRAIIELHSKTVGGIQLQVQLARRQPQINPINDAGSSAAWSALATNRSQKGKHKDNRELVCYDHDDIF
- the LOC131438599 gene encoding negative elongation factor E isoform X2; this translates as MVYIHFPSNLTEEELMLQAKYAKLKKKKKALQALKAPKQEPEKSLIPKRPADARDAREVARKLLKSGAIQAIQKPQLKQESSFKRPKGQERKRSQQESSPGAQYQSYSSVETPISNPSASPDPPVIANPTITAAVTTTTTAVTPAQEKEPNRVPNLYQQFANERDKEEQATVKAGDSPRDRPRSGNTVYVSGNKVTEDFLKKHFHDFGEILNISMEIEKGRGFITFSKTESADRAIIELHSKTVGGIQLQVQLARRQPQINPINDAATNRSQKGKHKDNRELVCYDHDDIF